One segment of Thermococcus profundus DNA contains the following:
- a CDS encoding arsenic resistance protein, with protein MNWLKLKNHLDKYLPVYVTLAMIAGFYVGTHAEVEKYKGTLKTLNMLVVISMIYPMMINLRLGELKNSAKLGKQLTIALTMGLIISPLIMYGAIWLTELFRPINHQLALGLLLAVVVPCSSMSIAYTGFTKGNIELATIVVALSFTLAIVTVPGWLKIFASSYHVSISVWLLIKTILIVVITPMILGVLTRWYLIKKLGTEGFLRIKPAFPAISLLGMYTIVFLIFMEKARLIASKPSIVGLALVPLVLYYTLALLFMTFVDRAIGIPYKDHMAMTFTSVGKNEGTAMAIALAAGTGLMAIAPAVTPIVQIPFLVGYVKAWRSIAGLWKCRAVVEEGIPSP; from the coding sequence ATGAACTGGCTTAAGCTGAAGAACCATCTAGACAAATACCTTCCGGTTTACGTTACTCTCGCTATGATAGCCGGCTTTTACGTCGGCACTCACGCCGAGGTGGAGAAGTACAAGGGCACTCTCAAAACCCTCAACATGCTCGTCGTCATCAGCATGATCTACCCGATGATGATCAACCTTCGCCTCGGCGAGCTCAAGAACAGCGCGAAGCTCGGGAAGCAGCTCACCATAGCCCTCACAATGGGTCTCATCATTTCGCCGCTCATCATGTACGGAGCGATATGGCTCACCGAACTCTTCCGCCCGATCAACCACCAGCTCGCCCTCGGCCTTCTCCTGGCCGTTGTCGTTCCGTGCTCCTCGATGAGCATAGCCTACACCGGCTTTACGAAGGGCAACATAGAGCTCGCAACGATCGTCGTCGCCCTCAGCTTCACGCTGGCAATAGTTACAGTTCCGGGATGGCTCAAGATCTTTGCCTCAAGCTACCACGTCAGCATATCCGTCTGGCTCCTCATAAAGACCATCCTCATAGTCGTCATAACCCCAATGATACTCGGCGTTTTGACAAGGTGGTACCTAATCAAAAAGCTCGGAACGGAGGGATTCCTCAGGATAAAGCCGGCATTCCCGGCCATCTCGCTCCTCGGTATGTACACCATCGTCTTCCTCATCTTCATGGAGAAGGCCAGGCTCATAGCCAGCAAGCCGAGCATAGTTGGCCTCGCCCTCGTCCCGCTGGTTCTCTACTACACCCTCGCCCTGCTCTTCATGACCTTCGTTGACAGGGCCATAGGCATACCATACAAAGACCACATGGCGATGACCTTCACCTCAGTCGGAAAGAACGAGGGAACGGCCATGGCAATAGCACTCGCCGCCGGAACCGGGCTGATGGCTATAGCACCGGCGGTCACTCCAATCGTCCAGATACCGTTCCTGGTCGGCTACGTGAAAGCCTGGAGGAGCATAGCCGGCCTCTGGAAGTGCAGAGCGGTGGTCGAGGAGGGAATTCCCTCCCCGTGA
- a CDS encoding ATP-binding cassette domain-containing protein: MLCLRDITYERNGRRILSEINMKFQEGMSYSILGPNGAGKSTIAQVLMGVVKPTGGEVLLDERDITGLNVTERARLGITLLWQEPARYDGITVKEYLTLGGKVKVDKNELKEVLELVGLPYELYAHRFVDKSLSGGERKRIELASLLLLRSRYAILDEPDSGLDITAGELIENVLEYFRKVGTTVILITHHEEIAAKTDFAYFVCAGRLLKKGFSREVVDYYKKTCGRCFLTGMVGDDDKD, encoded by the coding sequence ATGCTGTGTTTAAGGGACATCACCTACGAGAGGAACGGGCGGAGGATTCTAAGCGAAATAAACATGAAGTTCCAAGAGGGCATGAGCTATTCCATCCTTGGCCCCAACGGGGCGGGAAAATCGACCATAGCCCAGGTTTTAATGGGAGTCGTGAAGCCCACCGGGGGCGAAGTTCTGCTTGATGAGCGAGATATAACCGGGCTGAACGTAACAGAGCGAGCGAGGCTCGGGATTACTCTGCTCTGGCAGGAGCCTGCACGCTACGACGGGATAACGGTTAAGGAGTACCTCACCCTCGGCGGAAAGGTCAAAGTGGACAAAAACGAACTTAAAGAAGTCCTCGAGCTAGTTGGGCTCCCCTACGAACTTTACGCCCACCGCTTCGTTGATAAGAGCCTGAGCGGCGGCGAGAGAAAGAGGATTGAGCTGGCATCCCTCCTCCTGCTGAGGTCCAGGTATGCGATACTCGATGAACCTGATTCTGGCCTCGACATAACAGCGGGAGAACTCATTGAGAACGTTCTGGAGTACTTCAGAAAGGTGGGAACCACTGTGATTCTCATCACCCACCACGAAGAGATAGCGGCCAAGACGGATTTTGCTTACTTCGTCTGCGCCGGCAGGCTCCTCAAGAAGGGGTTCTCCCGTGAGGTGGTCGATTACTACAAGAAGACCTGTGGAAGATGCTTTCTGACGGGGATGGTGGGGGATGACGATAAGGATTGA
- a CDS encoding radical SAM/SPASM domain-containing protein, producing the protein MSAGEGVEAEIRESGGNQLSTALTAFKLILGNPLARALLRPTLKKYNINGRELPALYWALSVYAGESLNEPMMIRFQADVLKVLLKLGIKLARGDEEAVKEALLRDPHIRRGIWVVLEGIAKYGITVPQKLAGPFLIVWNFTNMCNFRCKHCYQRADRPLPSELSLEEKLNLVDQLDKAGVAAVAISGGEPTIHPDFYRIVKELASRGIHTSVATNGWTFADKEKLQKAVDLGLKYVEVSVDSAKPEKHDEFRGIPGAWEHATKALENAVELGISHGMAVVMDKETFQEIDDILDLAENIGVKRVIFFNLVPTGRAEEMVKVDLTPEEREEFMKEVYHQMKKRKLEILTTAPQYARVTLLESKGKNITPAHFYIGENNAVKTLAEFIGGCGAGRIYAGIEPDGSVVPCVFLPLPVGNVRTRNFKDIWENSRIFNLLRDRDNFTGQCRNCPYRNICGGCRARAYHYTLDLLGDDPGCIINKRLWEQIVKEGKPKGISEVSWVDESVVLRGPALYIPSYYKAVEVTGEKLLSSVSTGQGVKAYRR; encoded by the coding sequence ATGAGCGCTGGAGAGGGTGTTGAAGCTGAAATTAGAGAGTCAGGGGGAAATCAACTCAGCACCGCATTAACCGCTTTCAAACTCATACTCGGGAATCCGCTGGCGAGGGCTCTGTTGCGTCCGACTTTGAAGAAGTACAACATAAACGGCAGAGAACTGCCTGCCCTCTACTGGGCGCTCAGCGTCTATGCCGGCGAGAGCCTCAACGAGCCGATGATGATACGCTTTCAGGCAGACGTCCTCAAGGTTCTCCTCAAGCTGGGCATAAAACTCGCAAGAGGTGACGAAGAGGCAGTAAAGGAAGCCCTGCTGAGGGACCCACACATAAGGCGCGGCATCTGGGTAGTTCTGGAGGGGATAGCCAAATACGGAATAACCGTTCCGCAAAAGTTAGCCGGACCGTTCCTCATAGTTTGGAACTTCACCAACATGTGCAACTTTCGGTGCAAGCACTGCTACCAGAGAGCTGACAGGCCACTTCCTAGCGAGCTCTCCTTGGAGGAGAAGCTGAACCTCGTTGACCAGCTCGACAAGGCTGGAGTCGCGGCGGTAGCTATAAGCGGTGGCGAGCCAACTATTCACCCGGACTTCTACCGCATCGTTAAAGAACTCGCCAGCAGGGGGATCCACACTTCAGTTGCCACGAACGGCTGGACGTTCGCCGACAAGGAGAAGCTACAGAAGGCGGTTGACCTTGGTCTGAAGTACGTCGAGGTGAGCGTTGACTCTGCAAAGCCGGAGAAGCACGACGAGTTCCGCGGAATTCCAGGGGCGTGGGAGCACGCTACAAAAGCCCTTGAGAACGCTGTTGAGCTGGGCATCAGCCACGGGATGGCAGTGGTTATGGACAAGGAAACCTTCCAGGAGATAGACGACATCCTGGATTTGGCAGAGAACATAGGAGTGAAGCGCGTCATATTCTTCAACCTCGTTCCAACGGGAAGGGCGGAGGAGATGGTGAAGGTCGACCTAACGCCAGAAGAGCGCGAGGAGTTCATGAAGGAGGTGTACCACCAGATGAAGAAGAGGAAGCTGGAGATACTGACGACGGCACCGCAGTACGCAAGGGTTACGCTCCTTGAGAGCAAGGGAAAGAACATCACCCCAGCCCACTTCTACATAGGGGAAAACAACGCCGTCAAAACCCTGGCGGAGTTCATCGGCGGTTGTGGCGCCGGAAGGATATACGCGGGCATAGAACCGGATGGAAGCGTCGTCCCATGTGTCTTTCTGCCGTTGCCAGTTGGAAACGTGAGAACCAGAAACTTCAAGGACATCTGGGAGAACAGCAGAATATTCAACCTGCTGAGGGACAGGGACAACTTTACCGGCCAGTGCAGGAACTGTCCCTACAGGAACATCTGCGGCGGCTGTAGGGCGAGGGCATACCACTACACCCTCGATTTACTCGGCGACGACCCAGGATGCATAATCAACAAGCGCCTCTGGGAGCAGATCGTGAAGGAAGGAAAGCCCAAGGGCATCAGTGAGGTCAGCTGGGTGGACGAGAGCGTCGTCCTGAGGGGGCCGGCCCTCTACATACCGAGCTATTACAAAGCCGTTGAAGTAACCGGGGAGAAGCTCCTCTCCTCGGTCTCAACGGGTCAAGGAGTCAAGGCCTATCGCCGCTAA
- a CDS encoding NifB/NifX family molybdenum-iron cluster-binding protein, with product MTRVAIPTSKGGLDDGVHESLVRAETFTVVELEDGEVKNVEVVENPYRREPYGAGSKVALFLVNLGVNVLLTPMDCPKGKAILDAGGVRIIKVEAGKNVKDVLNLLRD from the coding sequence ATGACTAGAGTGGCCATTCCGACTTCGAAAGGCGGATTGGATGATGGGGTTCATGAGAGCCTCGTAAGGGCTGAAACTTTCACAGTTGTTGAGCTTGAGGATGGGGAAGTGAAAAACGTGGAAGTTGTCGAGAACCCATACCGAAGAGAGCCCTACGGTGCCGGCTCCAAGGTGGCTCTTTTTCTGGTCAACCTTGGGGTGAACGTGCTGTTAACCCCAATGGACTGCCCGAAGGGAAAGGCGATACTTGACGCTGGTGGAGTCAGAATAATCAAGGTGGAAGCTGGGAAAAATGTTAAAGACGTTCTAAACCTTCTCAGGGATTGA
- a CDS encoding universal stress protein translates to MFRKVLFPTDFSDGAEKAAKRFEKVNEVPVGEVILLHVIDEGTIEDLMNGYSLLYENEELELKDVEEKLREKVMEKLQAKVEDVKRVFKTEKVKPVVRFGVPWEEIVKVAEEEDVSLILLPTHGKLGFSKELLGSTAMRVVKKTFRPVLLLKPKCRCGGEGE, encoded by the coding sequence ATGTTTCGGAAAGTGTTGTTTCCGACTGATTTCAGTGATGGGGCCGAGAAGGCCGCCAAGCGGTTCGAAAAGGTCAACGAAGTGCCCGTGGGCGAGGTTATCCTGCTCCACGTCATAGACGAGGGAACCATTGAGGATCTCATGAACGGCTACTCCCTCCTCTACGAGAATGAGGAGCTCGAGCTGAAAGATGTTGAAGAGAAGCTCAGGGAAAAGGTCATGGAAAAGCTCCAAGCCAAAGTGGAGGACGTCAAGAGGGTTTTCAAGACCGAGAAGGTCAAGCCCGTTGTTAGATTCGGAGTTCCCTGGGAGGAGATAGTTAAGGTTGCTGAAGAAGAGGACGTTTCGCTCATACTCCTCCCGACCCACGGGAAGCTCGGCTTCTCCAAGGAGCTCCTCGGCTCAACAGCCATGCGCGTCGTGAAGAAGACCTTCCGGCCGGTATTGCTCCTCAAACCAAAATGCAGGTGCGGAGGTGAAGGGGAATGA
- a CDS encoding sulfite exporter TauE/SafE family protein — MIGVAILTYILASIFAIAGMGAAGVLIPNYIALGLSVHAAMLLGLTQNTAELTVATGLNWKRGLIEWRKVAKVFVPAAIFVPLGAYINIHIPRVLVLVAFALFLLFALYRMLSSGRIESSDGWKIYLLGAVEGFTAGLIGMDAAPIALIAFSYLFGNPKKVSANTAAAALGVSSVTLATYLVLLPSIPIATGTLVAIATAGFLGGITGALLMHRIKPLYVRYTMLAILSLAFVEITAKIFAARVPEMLYAVSVGAVGAGLLAFLYGTGKKLRGRRKALPAP, encoded by the coding sequence ATGATAGGCGTTGCGATCCTGACCTACATCCTCGCGAGCATCTTCGCAATAGCCGGCATGGGAGCAGCTGGAGTGCTCATACCAAACTACATAGCCCTCGGTCTGAGCGTCCACGCCGCAATGCTCCTCGGACTCACTCAGAACACGGCCGAGCTGACGGTGGCAACCGGTCTGAACTGGAAGAGGGGCCTTATTGAATGGAGAAAGGTGGCAAAAGTCTTCGTTCCAGCTGCTATCTTCGTCCCTCTCGGAGCGTACATAAACATCCACATCCCGAGGGTTCTCGTGCTGGTGGCATTTGCGCTCTTCCTGCTCTTCGCGCTCTATCGCATGCTCTCGTCCGGAAGGATTGAGAGCAGCGACGGCTGGAAGATATACCTCCTTGGAGCGGTGGAGGGCTTTACCGCTGGACTGATAGGCATGGACGCGGCTCCAATAGCGCTCATAGCGTTCTCCTACCTCTTCGGAAACCCGAAGAAGGTCTCAGCGAACACCGCTGCAGCAGCTCTCGGCGTTTCGAGCGTCACCCTTGCGACATACCTGGTTCTCCTGCCGAGCATACCGATAGCGACGGGAACCCTGGTGGCAATAGCGACCGCGGGATTCCTCGGCGGAATAACTGGAGCACTCCTCATGCACAGGATAAAGCCGCTCTACGTCCGCTACACCATGCTCGCAATACTCAGCCTGGCCTTCGTTGAGATAACCGCGAAGATATTCGCCGCTAGGGTTCCGGAGATGCTCTACGCGGTCAGCGTTGGGGCTGTGGGAGCTGGCCTGCTCGCGTTCCTCTACGGAACGGGCAAGAAGCTTAGGGGAAGGAGGAAGGCCCTCCCTGCTCCATGA
- the tdt gene encoding TDT family transporter — MEKLREFNPAVFASVMGTGAAAIASYRYAGYLSWLREVGMGLTYLNFALYFILLVPWLLRWVFYRHEALEDLRHPSKGHFYGTSGAATIVLSAQALAILKNQTLAWYLWLWGLVLTFIFAFWMSYEVFIAGEVDLRHLSPAWYIPPVALVIVPFGAAFMRTTSGYTQELTVIVNYLGWGAGFFLYLVLYAVVTLRFIRHELMPPQMAPLIWMNLGPIGASITALFALIENSTIPIPKEPFMAFAFFLWGLGFWWLVMATAMTLHYIKNLSLPYSGSWWAFVFPLGAFVNATKDLGSTFGLNLMSYFGFLLLWPLLTIWLVTIIKMVSPVRGERS; from the coding sequence ATGGAAAAGCTGAGGGAGTTCAATCCAGCGGTGTTCGCCAGCGTCATGGGGACGGGGGCAGCGGCCATAGCATCATACCGCTATGCAGGCTACCTGAGCTGGTTGCGGGAAGTTGGGATGGGGCTAACTTACTTAAACTTTGCTCTGTACTTTATCCTGCTCGTTCCGTGGCTTTTGAGGTGGGTGTTCTACAGGCACGAAGCTTTGGAAGACCTCAGGCATCCCTCCAAGGGCCACTTCTACGGCACCAGCGGAGCGGCGACCATAGTTCTTTCGGCCCAGGCATTGGCCATACTGAAAAACCAGACCCTAGCATGGTACCTGTGGCTCTGGGGACTGGTTCTGACGTTCATATTCGCGTTCTGGATGTCATATGAGGTCTTCATAGCGGGTGAAGTTGACCTCAGGCATCTCTCGCCCGCCTGGTACATACCGCCCGTTGCGCTGGTCATAGTTCCCTTCGGAGCGGCCTTCATGAGAACGACTTCGGGCTACACTCAGGAATTAACCGTCATCGTTAACTACCTCGGCTGGGGAGCCGGCTTCTTCCTCTACCTGGTGCTCTATGCAGTTGTCACACTGCGCTTCATCAGGCACGAACTCATGCCTCCCCAGATGGCCCCCCTGATCTGGATGAACCTCGGTCCCATCGGGGCAAGTATAACGGCCCTCTTTGCCCTGATAGAGAATTCCACGATTCCGATACCGAAAGAACCCTTCATGGCGTTCGCCTTTTTCCTCTGGGGGCTCGGCTTCTGGTGGCTCGTAATGGCAACCGCTATGACACTCCACTACATCAAGAATCTGAGTCTTCCGTACAGCGGCTCGTGGTGGGCCTTCGTTTTCCCGCTGGGGGCCTTTGTGAACGCCACAAAAGACCTGGGGAGTACTTTTGGATTGAACCTCATGTCCTACTTTGGATTCCTGCTTCTCTGGCCGCTCTTGACAATCTGGCTGGTGACCATAATAAAAATGGTCAGTCCTGTGAGGGGCGAGAGGAGCTGA
- a CDS encoding SufB/SufD family protein, whose amino-acid sequence MTIRIDRVKEYEALIDVYEKEGLDTSLFGDRIAAIIISGEKIIGFNNAPGVRIKGEEIENGVKADVEIEDNVELPFPIHLCTGYLKSEGYQKIVFNIKAGRNSKVKFLSHCIFPYAKDFTHEALTVIKAGENSRISYEDEHIHGEGVRMISKTEVELERNARYTGKFSLTKHRAKELKLEMIVKLGERAVLELESRVKAVKDDSVEIREVAYLEGAHSRANLKSTVIAFDEAKVNVVNEAYGLGDYAKGHVECHEIVKGNADVQTVPLLRVKNDKAELTHEASIGRINDAQLIQLMAKGLTEEEATGLIIKGLLGK is encoded by the coding sequence ATGACGATAAGGATTGACCGCGTTAAGGAGTACGAGGCCTTAATAGATGTTTACGAGAAGGAGGGCCTCGACACCTCTCTCTTCGGCGACAGGATAGCGGCGATAATCATAAGCGGGGAGAAGATAATCGGCTTCAACAACGCCCCAGGGGTTCGGATAAAGGGAGAGGAGATAGAGAACGGCGTCAAGGCGGATGTTGAGATAGAAGACAATGTAGAGCTTCCGTTCCCGATACACCTCTGCACAGGCTACCTGAAGAGTGAGGGCTATCAGAAGATCGTCTTCAACATCAAGGCCGGCAGGAACTCTAAGGTGAAGTTCCTTTCCCACTGCATCTTCCCCTACGCGAAGGACTTTACCCACGAGGCTCTAACGGTTATAAAAGCCGGTGAGAACTCCCGGATTTCCTACGAAGATGAGCATATTCATGGCGAAGGCGTGAGGATGATATCAAAGACGGAGGTTGAACTCGAAAGAAACGCCCGCTACACTGGAAAGTTCTCACTTACAAAGCACAGGGCTAAGGAGCTGAAGCTTGAGATGATAGTCAAGCTCGGCGAGAGGGCAGTCCTTGAGCTCGAGTCGAGGGTCAAGGCGGTTAAAGATGACTCCGTTGAGATCAGGGAGGTCGCCTACCTTGAGGGAGCCCACTCAAGGGCCAACCTCAAGAGCACTGTCATAGCCTTCGACGAAGCTAAGGTGAACGTCGTGAACGAGGCCTACGGCTTGGGGGACTATGCGAAAGGCCATGTGGAGTGCCACGAGATAGTTAAAGGGAACGCGGACGTTCAAACTGTGCCGCTCCTGAGGGTGAAGAACGATAAGGCGGAGCTTACACACGAAGCTTCCATAGGCAGGATAAACGACGCCCAGCTTATCCAACTGATGGCCAAGGGATTAACCGAGGAAGAAGCAACGGGGCTGATAATCAAAGGTCTGCTGGGTAAATGA
- a CDS encoding putative zinc-binding protein, translating into MKAPKVCIIVCEDSLSELVARESLKELGSDVALCPLSEDAAEVRGPTNNTKNAEYVVVVDSCSEECGKKRAKALGVHYDEHLNLEKALGIKMPCSKKPSVEVVDDVGLAAVHLVERVKAILEKL; encoded by the coding sequence ATGAAGGCTCCCAAAGTGTGCATAATCGTGTGTGAGGATTCTCTCTCCGAGCTGGTTGCCAGGGAGTCCCTTAAAGAGCTCGGTAGTGATGTCGCCCTCTGTCCGTTGAGTGAGGATGCCGCGGAAGTTAGGGGCCCCACAAATAACACGAAAAATGCGGAATACGTGGTAGTTGTGGACTCCTGTTCCGAGGAGTGCGGTAAAAAGCGTGCTAAAGCTCTTGGAGTACACTACGACGAGCATCTCAATCTCGAGAAGGCATTAGGCATTAAAATGCCCTGCTCAAAGAAGCCTTCCGTTGAGGTCGTAGACGATGTTGGACTGGCCGCGGTCCATTTAGTAGAGAGGGTTAAGGCGATTCTCGAGAAGCTCTAA
- a CDS encoding sulfite exporter TauE/SafE family protein: protein MDYIAIGIIAFILSVVFSIGGVGSAIAIVPTMTWLGIPLMVAKPTGLFINTLSMLSATVKNIKHGKLDHRFGLPILIMATIFAPLGAYSGKLIPKKYVLWVFIAFLLYSGTMMIFFRPRPREGSGNHIVEGSLIGGLAGFLGGLLGVGGGGIISPTLIMLGYEPKKVAATTALVVFFSSLSGFLTYWGMGALDWKLLGVVSISAIAGGWLGTHLMHFKMSSEQVKQIIGVILYLIALKMILKIL from the coding sequence ATGGACTACATAGCTATCGGCATCATAGCGTTCATTCTGAGCGTTGTCTTCTCCATTGGAGGAGTCGGAAGCGCGATAGCCATAGTTCCAACTATGACGTGGCTCGGAATACCGCTCATGGTGGCAAAGCCCACCGGCCTCTTTATAAACACCCTCTCAATGCTCTCGGCGACGGTTAAAAACATCAAGCACGGCAAGCTCGACCACCGCTTCGGCCTCCCAATATTGATTATGGCCACGATTTTCGCCCCCCTCGGGGCATACTCCGGGAAGTTAATACCCAAGAAGTACGTTCTCTGGGTCTTCATCGCCTTCCTCCTGTACTCCGGAACCATGATGATCTTCTTCAGACCGAGGCCGAGGGAGGGAAGTGGAAACCACATCGTCGAGGGCTCGCTCATCGGAGGGCTGGCGGGATTCCTCGGCGGACTGCTCGGCGTCGGCGGGGGCGGTATAATAAGTCCGACCCTCATAATGCTCGGATACGAGCCGAAAAAGGTGGCCGCCACAACAGCTCTGGTGGTCTTCTTCTCATCTCTGAGCGGCTTCCTAACTTACTGGGGTATGGGTGCCCTCGACTGGAAGCTCCTGGGGGTTGTTTCCATCTCAGCGATAGCGGGCGGCTGGCTTGGAACCCACCTCATGCACTTCAAGATGAGCTCAGAGCAGGTGAAACAGATAATCGGAGTGATTCTCTACCTGATAGCACTGAAGATGATTCTCAAGATTCTTTGA
- a CDS encoding 4Fe-4S dicluster domain-containing protein gives MADVKAPIIGKDALGREVKDLSVIPWWGIDRKEIEWYPKINYSVCARCGLCFVTCGRRVFDWDTEEGKPVVARPYNCLVGCNTCAMVCPCNAIEFPPKEYVKKLVVEHGVIRKAFEITKPLTKKREESTNGAESVFNP, from the coding sequence ATGGCCGACGTTAAGGCCCCGATCATTGGAAAGGATGCCCTCGGGCGCGAAGTCAAGGATCTGAGCGTTATTCCATGGTGGGGCATTGATAGAAAGGAGATAGAATGGTATCCAAAAATAAACTACAGTGTCTGCGCCCGCTGTGGCCTCTGCTTCGTTACCTGTGGGAGGAGGGTCTTTGACTGGGACACCGAGGAGGGGAAGCCAGTCGTTGCTAGGCCCTACAACTGTCTCGTAGGGTGCAACACGTGCGCGATGGTCTGCCCCTGCAACGCCATTGAGTTCCCGCCGAAGGAGTACGTTAAGAAGCTCGTCGTGGAGCATGGAGTCATAAGAAAAGCCTTCGAAATAACGAAGCCCCTGACGAAGAAGAGGGAAGAGAGCACCAACGGAGCGGAGAGCGTGTTCAATCCCTGA
- a CDS encoding winged helix-turn-helix domain-containing protein: MPRWMMAEMGNLKTLMMLLKPLLAEPRRSIITILSEGVKGTNEIYQALQARGLNMPRSTLYYHLSALEDAGIIEMAGYREEGGGAPEKLWKLKVRRIGIDLVTGEIFKE; encoded by the coding sequence ATGCCTAGGTGGATGATGGCTGAGATGGGGAACCTGAAGACGCTCATGATGCTCCTCAAGCCACTTCTGGCCGAACCGAGGAGGAGCATCATTACAATCCTGAGTGAAGGCGTTAAGGGTACCAACGAGATTTATCAAGCACTTCAGGCAAGAGGTCTAAACATGCCCCGCTCAACGCTCTACTACCACCTCTCCGCCCTTGAGGATGCGGGAATAATCGAGATGGCCGGCTACCGTGAGGAAGGGGGTGGTGCCCCGGAGAAGCTCTGGAAGCTGAAGGTCAGGAGGATCGGGATAGACCTCGTAACCGGGGAGATATTCAAGGAGTGA
- a CDS encoding GbsR/MarR family transcriptional regulator, with product MSVKAKDKTKFVEIIERMLTRWGYGSTEARVYAVLLFHGKPMTISTLAEETGLSRSSISIALSKLTREYLVACRRRGRIKYFTAMPIFLEKFLKIPKDTLEREIKPLKEIVEKLVNEADEDRKRQFEGIKKELDVLECILRKIIELEEKESECISSSRPSQD from the coding sequence ATGTCAGTGAAGGCAAAGGACAAGACAAAGTTCGTGGAGATAATTGAGAGGATGCTTACAAGATGGGGCTACGGTTCAACCGAGGCCAGGGTCTATGCCGTTCTTCTTTTCCATGGAAAACCAATGACGATATCCACCCTCGCGGAAGAAACAGGACTGAGCAGATCCTCGATTTCAATAGCCCTCAGCAAGCTTACAAGGGAGTACCTCGTGGCCTGCAGGAGACGGGGCAGGATAAAGTACTTTACGGCCATGCCGATCTTCCTGGAGAAGTTCCTGAAGATACCCAAGGACACGCTTGAGAGGGAGATAAAGCCCCTAAAGGAGATCGTGGAAAAGCTCGTGAACGAAGCAGATGAGGACAGAAAACGTCAGTTTGAAGGAATCAAGAAGGAACTGGACGTCCTCGAGTGCATACTTAGAAAAATAATAGAACTGGAGGAGAAAGAGAGCGAGTGCATCAGCTCCTCTCGCCCCTCACAGGACTGA
- a CDS encoding NifB/NifX family molybdenum-iron cluster-binding protein, protein MRIALPVDENLGLESPMSGHFGRAKYFAFVDVEDNEIKGIEVVPVPFEEHGPGDLPNFMRENGAEVVIVYGMGRRAMEYFNQFGITVVTGAYGKVGDVVKAFIEQVLEVDPYWKEKIEREKEKRGHCEH, encoded by the coding sequence ATGAGGATCGCACTTCCTGTTGATGAAAACCTCGGACTGGAAAGCCCGATGAGCGGGCACTTCGGAAGGGCTAAGTACTTTGCCTTTGTGGACGTGGAAGACAATGAGATAAAAGGAATTGAAGTCGTTCCCGTTCCCTTTGAGGAGCACGGCCCGGGTGATCTGCCGAACTTCATGAGGGAAAACGGCGCCGAGGTCGTCATCGTCTATGGAATGGGAAGAAGGGCGATGGAATACTTCAACCAGTTTGGAATAACTGTCGTAACCGGGGCCTACGGAAAAGTCGGGGATGTTGTTAAGGCGTTCATCGAGCAGGTTCTCGAAGTCGACCCGTACTGGAAGGAAAAGATAGAGCGGGAAAAGGAGAAGAGGGGCCACTGCGAACATTGA